The region ACCCAATACGGTGCCCAGCCCATATGAGCTTACAGGACACTACTTGTTATATACATGTgatcaaatgcatttatattttactattACAGTTACATAAGCAGGATGGGAGTCTAAACACAGTAGACATCCAGATTTCCCATAATACCAGGTGCATCATTGCGCAccatatgaaaacaaaacaaaaacagttctaTATGATAATTCAAATATACAAAACACTTCTACGATCCCAGGCTTTATAAATAGAGCAATATCAAAGACGGCCTTTCTGAAAAACCATTCAAGTCTGTGTTCAGCTAGCCAAAACACTTCAGGATGCAtgtcaaatattttacaaaaaagaatTTGCCGCAAGTCATCATACAAAGAAGAGTAAAACACAAagtgaaattcattttcaatttcccCAAGATCACAATGTACATATTCTCTTATCCTCTGGTACTGCATTAAACCTACCCGTTTCTAGGACCAGAGGCAGAGTGCCTGATCTCAACTGTGCACagattgacctttgacctcttgtGAGATTGTTTGGTGGTTACTAGGCCATTTTGTCGAAACCAACGAACGAAAGTCGTAGACAAAAAATACCTAACATTTAAAGTCTACTGTAGCgcctaaataaaatgaattgcagTCGCTTGGAACGACGGTTCGATTACCAACTCATTAGCGTTTTGTGGTATGTGAATACAACACGTTAAATTAACGCGTTTATTAACATTATCTTTGtctttttacttgaaaatatagCAAGAAATTCCTTCACAAAAGCCCGCTTTGAGTAGCATGTTGTTACCTAGTCTGTCTCAGCACAGCCTACTTCCGCACCACGAGCTCTATGATCCGATTAAGTTTCCTAGCTATCGGCATTAGCAAAGTAACACCTCATGCTCAACTTCACTGTTCACAAAGCCTGTAGCATCGAAATACGCTCAAAATGGCTACAGCCATCAAACTGTTCATGCCTAGCTAGTATTGTATTGTGTTGCATAGGTCGGTCATATACAACCACATTGCAAGTTACATTGAAACAAAGCACAATGTTCCAAAATGCTGGGCCCCACCACCATCTAGCGAACACTACAGCACTGCTGTTCCCGACTCTTTTTCCATAGCCGCCATTTTGTCCACGCGGCAATGTGAGTAACCTGCCGGCATCAATATAACGTATAAAGTTTACCTACATAAGCAACGATTATGATATAAAATGTCAACATGTAACCAGAACGGACACGCTCTATGTGACttctaaaattaaattaaaaagacGTATTTTGCGACGCATTTTCCCCACAAAATGACAAACGTTGGCGAACATTGGCTAACTGTTAGCTAGCAAGTATTGCTGTGTTGGGTAGAACTATTCGCCGTCGACCTTACCCATTTTTCAGGTCGATTTCTAAAAGCTTCCCATAACCACTGAAGAACCTCTGGATGTCCTTCTCCCGGACATGATAGCTCAGTCGGCCGATGTAGACACGAGGCATGTTGTCGATTTCCTAGTCCAGTTGAAGCGCCAACGGTCTTGATGCGAGAAACCCACTACAGAAAACACCACCTAGCTCTCGCACGAAGATTCTGCAGAACTGACGTTGCACAGAATTTATATGGTAACGTCACGCAGCGCAGTGACATCTCTTGCCTCCTCCTCTTAACGCGTTGGAGCTGGCAAAAGGACCGCCTGATTTATACTGGGGAAAaacaagtaattaaaaaaattagctACGTTAATATGTACTATGTTCATTTATTGCATGTATTATTaaaacttaaaattattttacggCGAGCATTCCAAATGTAGACATTCTGTAGACTACACCGATCATATGTAAGAAGAATACATAGAATAGTTTCCATTTGTTACAATGTCCAAATTGACCAAATACAAAATGTGAGGTCGAATTTCCTTACACTACAAAACttattgtaaaaatgcatttttagaatttaatctaaacaaaacaaaatcaaagaaCAGAATAATCCTTTGTTTATTCGTGGACATACcagtaatataatttttttcagataaTGTAGATTTGTGTTACTCAGCATACAAGACTCATAACCACTCTGTTACAAATTAGAAAAGTACTTTGTTTTGTGgtattacatttgtttgtgctccaataataacgataatacctggtgtttttatttttattttttcagtgctgtTACAAATGACATGGCCAGGCTTTtgaacacataaaaatgttaGAACTGCATAGCTACGATGAATTACCAATGGGATAGAAATTAGAGTATAATATATGTTTCAAAGTGCACATACAGCACATTCCAATACCATGCACCATGTTAAAGGCCACATTTACCAATACCCATACTGCTGAAGCACATAATGTCAACAAAGCCATTTGTcaatttattgtaaaataatggtTTGCCCTACAATTTctgtcaaaatataattttgggtCAAATCAAACAATAGAAGCTTGAGGTATCAGTTGGAAATTGAATATTGTATGTGATCCTTGTGCAGAGGGCAGAGTTGAAAATTAGCAAATAATTTCCCTGGAACAATGGAGGAGAGTTTATACAATAAAACAGATGAGTCCAAAGAAACTTGTATACAGAGACGTCTGAAATTGGCAGGAATGTGAGAAGTGGGATGGAATGGGATTAGAATGGAAAGGAGGGCCGTAAGGAAGCTGGGAGTATTCCCGATCAACATACCAGGAGGCCAGAGACCAGGTTCGGTTGGACAAAGTGGTGAAACATTTGCATAACAAAAGGTAGGGGAGAAAAGGAAGATTTGCATTACAGTCATATGAAAATGCAAGAAACTggagggtgagagtgagagagacctgATGTAAAGACAATTGGCTAACGACAGCACTTGTGGTGCTCACATTGAGGTATGGGGATGAGTGCAGGAATCCAGCCTCTTGAAACACGTCTAGAAACTGCCCAACATGAAGTAGGATAACCAGTTTAATGTAATGGATGAGATTCCCAGCTCAGCCAGGATAGGGTGGGAGATACACAATCCACTCTATCTACAGCAGTTTTCAATGATGAATGACTTATGCTCACTGTGCATATTTTTGGCACTAtgatatgacacacacacagtgggggcgacatagctcaggaggtaagagcgtttgtctggcagttggagggttgccggttcgatcccccgccctgggtgtgtcgaagtgtccctgaacaagacacctaacccctaattgctcccaacgagctgattggtaccttgcatggcagcctttcaccgttggtgtgcgagtgtgtgtgtgtgaatgggtgaatgagaggcatcgattgtaaagcgctttggataaaagcgctatataaatgcagtccatttaccatttacacccAATTGCTCTAAACAACTTCAGGAAGTTTACTTTTACTTGACAAATTTTAGTACActtaaatgaaaacagcaacTAAGATATGATGATGAATTTCTTAGATATTTAAATTAGTCCTTAAATCAATTGTAAAGGTATAATGTTAGGAAGGTTTTAAAACAATAAGCAGTTGATTACTAATCATATGTATAGCTGTGATGCAGAAAGGTAATTATAGTAAGGTAAGTTATAGGTAAGATGACATGCTGTTACCGCTGGACTGGCGTGGCTACCAAACCCAACAGTTTGCCAGCAGCGAAGTGCAAATAGCTGTGATttctgacacacaaaaaaacagaaaggaggCCAATTAATAATGGGGTCAGATGGGATGCCAAGGCTGCAAATGCTCCCACAAAAGCTAACCGAAACAATGGATACTCTACAGTATAGGGCACTGGTTCCCTAACTGCAGATGGGACCCATTGTTGTGTTGAGAGGGAGGAAGGTCATAAGATAATGTGAAATGTAACCCTATAAAATAACACTAAAGGGAATTTATGTAATAGGGTGTTAGGCCACATGTGGCTATTACAGCCACAGTGTACCAGTGTCTGGAATTCTAAACTTCTAAACTTCTTCCAGTTGACATGTCAATGTCATGCTCTTCAAACCACTGGACAACTGTTTGTGTTCTGTGGACAGGGGCACTGTCATCTTGAAGGACTCCCATTCACCAGAGAAGAGATCCTTTGTATGAGGTGAAGACAATCTCTCAGTAACAAAGTTTGGAAACTGTAAATATGGTAGTTTTGGCCACTACAGACTAACCTGACTTTAGGTGACCAGATGATCAATTCAGAAATTCTGCATGCTATTTGTTCCTTTGCGATTGTACTTCAGAGCTGTTTTCAGCATTTCTACATGTATAATCTTAATCAGCCACTGTAAAGTAGCATTTAACTTCCAAGCCAATATTATTCATGAAATGACCAAAAGCCATtatcagtattttaaaataatttatttttcccatttcaataaatatgcattagtACGTAGAGgtacaatatataatttatcAATGTTTTAGTAAAGCTGTGCATGAATGTTTCCATAGGCCAAaccaaattaaacatttttgccAGATTTACAGAAGTTTCAAGAGTGcaaatttgttgataaataTCAATGATTCTTAATCTAAAGGCAAACTACGCAGGATTTTTGGCCTTGCTGCATCAAAGAAGTTTCCTCCCCCATCCTCACACCGCCAAATTTCAACATCTGAACAAAAGCAGCCAGCTCATACAACACACCATGTACTGCATACCCATAATCATTGAAATTCAAGTAGTGATTCTTCAAATATGAAAGACTAAACAGTTTTCTACACAATTtataaaacaatcaaatttttaccaaaaaaagggagaaaaaaagaagaagctaaGTGCATTATTTACACAGCAGAAAGAAACCACAAAGGATTATGCTATTGTTCAACATGCACGTGAGATATGGTAATTCAATATCAGTAGGAAAATTGGTGGAAGCTGAACTACCAGTACAGGCACAATAATTGTGGATCCTTTCAAAGGGAATATATCTAATATTGGACAGGAATGTTTTAACTTCGTCTGAAATTATGCAATATTTTTGAAAGAGTACTCATGTAAAAGGCAGCTACAATTAAATTGAACAAATCTTTTTAGTGAACGAAAGGAACCGATTCACCTCAACGTAAGGATTTGTCCTTTTGGTTAGCTCTGTTATTTGCAAACTTGCCATTTGCTGGAGCTGCAGGTACTCCTTTAACGTGGAATACCTTTATAAAACAATGTTGAAAATCCAAATCCTGAACATGTTGCACTAATTATTCATCAGACTATGAGAGGATGTTCTCGAGCCTCTTCATTTTCATGGCCgactatatttatttgaaccggcatacacagacaaagagctaaattaaatttgtgtgcacacacaataGTGTAGCATGCGATAAATTCTGCAAGTTCagacagaattatttttcattctgacaaataacattcacattcattttaaggTCCGCTCAACACACTTTGTATTGTTTCCAGACACTTTGTATTGTTTCCAGATGTCTGACATTTTGGAAAAGATattattacatatatatttatttggcaggcacATTTAAGCCATGTAGCAACTAGATATAACAGAAGCATTCCACTGCAGCTTGTGCATGGACTCTGCTCACATTTCGTACATCATAAAATCAGAATACAGATCGgccagaataaaaataaacctgccGGTCACCAATCACGTATtatggagtgaaaacctgccgGTTTCCAATCCACGGTCGATCAATCGGTGCACTCCTATTAGCATCCGTAGGTTTCACCCGAGGACTGCACGCATTTTTCTGTTCAATTCAGAATTTTTGAAATTGTGAGAATGGGATTCAGGGTCTCCTCATTTCTACAGTTTACTCTCAGTCACAGTTTGGACTCTCAGCACTCCTTCTTGGGCACAAGAGGCAGCCAGCACGCCGTCCTGTCTCCACAGCCGGCCTTGAACCAACCCTCTGCTGCCTCCTAAAGAAATGACACAAGATGTGTGCATTAAGACAAGCATCCATATACAGTGAAACTGAGGTGGGTGCTGCATAGGACTCACCTGCCCAAggactctcacactcatacagcaTCCAATCATCCGCACGGAATGTGCTGTGGAACCACATGGCGTGGTCCAAGGATGCAGAAAACTGTGCTTGGTAGGCCGGGTAAGGCAGTAAAGCAGTGCCCAGAAATGAGTAGTCTGAAACGTAGGCAGCAACACAGCAGTGCAGCTTCATGTCTCCTTCACCTGCAAACAAAGATACCCAGTTTCCACAATAACACCTTGCTACCATCCAATAAGATTATAGCTCACTTTCACTGatgaaaaccataaaaataaaattatttttttaattgtgatgTATTTACTGTAATATCTAGTTAGTGTGAAGCGCCAAATTGGATTGCGATACATCGTACCTTTGAGGCAATCGACCAATAAAAATTATCACAAATGTCTTCTACACTAAATTTGTCAAGTCACTTCACGAAATATCAAGTACATTACCAATATATCCTCTGGCACGAACCCAGAATAGTTTTTTTGGCTCCATGGCAACACGTCTGTAAAAATCAGGTGGGTTCACTGGCTTGATCTCAATAGGAACTTCATTAGCCAGTAACTTATGAAGCCCTTGCTTGGCTTTCTCAGCCAGGTCTGGATGACtgttaacaaacaaaaaaaaaaaaaaactttgttaaaaattctaatttaagCTGGTGGCAGCGTTAACTAAAGCCATTTTGTCAACTTATATGACATTGCTAACCATTATAGAATTTATGGAGTAGCTATAAAGACATGACATTTAGCACTGGACTAAAACAATGACATCAACTGCTGGTCTCTAAACCTTGtgagaacaaacaaacacatagtGCTAGGTCTGAAGGATGTGCAtcttgatgatgatgatgatgatgatgaaacaaTAATGCACTGCCTTTATGTAGTGATTCTCATGATCTCAAAGCTCTTTACAATAATGAGGGGGGAGAGCTAGagctcaaccaccaccaatgagCAGCACCCACCTCAAGTACCGCTGGATGAGCTCTTCCACGGTCAGCAGGTCTTCTGGAGGAGGCACAGCAGGCATAGTGAACTGGTGCTGCAGAGGACTGGGCTGATGCATGTGGAAGGAAGCCTGACAGATCAGAATGGGCTGCCCATGTTGAATGGCTTTAACAGAGCGTACACAGAAGCTCCGTCCGTCCCGGGTCCGATCTACCTGGTACAGCACTGGCACCTTGGGGTCTCCTGAAATAGGAAAAAGGGGTTGCACTCAGAATCACGTCACTTgtttgatattacattacatttatttggcagacgcttttatccaaagcgacgtacaaaaagtgcatttcatggtcatagacaactgctaaacacaggttcagtaaggtacaatacttattttgtacaggtatttctagccaagaacacagtttagttcacacagtgaacactattcagacctaacctctgcaaagccaactaggtagaagaataagctacagtattaggacaaatacaaattgccaaaaagtgctgggatggggcaacatgtaacaagtgtcatgaaaaaggggggggggggggaatttagagtgaaatatacagcgtggtggtggttagtctaggtatagtctgaagagatgagtcttcaggccacggtggaagatgggtagtgagggggaggttcggataTGATCTCAATGCTAAAGTTTTCAGTAGCTATATTAAAACAGGGATGATTTTACAAATACTGCGCcgcaatacaattaatccaaaACACTGTTTTATAACAGCAACCTGGTGCTAATTCACTGTCTGCTCACCTGCTCGTACAAAGTAACAGTGCAAGGAATGGGCAAAGACGTCCTCACTGACAGATTTAGCAGCAGCAACCAATGCCTGCCCAACAATCTGGCCTCCAAACAGCCGCTGTGAGCGAGGTATCCAGTGGTGCTTCCCTCTGCAAGATTGTGGGGATATGTGgttcacgcacatgcacagactaAACAATACGTTATGACTTAAAAAGCATGGACCTTAaaaactgctgaacacagaatAATCTTTATGAGttccacatttttttaaccGTAAAATAGTAATGGGTGTAGAGTAAGCTCCCGTAACGTAGCAAATACTAACCTACGGCCACATGCAACGCTTTCTGTAGCATAGATACAATAAGTTACATTTCAGATATTGAAGAGaaagtaattaaatattaatatcgTTACAACGGAAGATGATATCGTACTCGCTACCCAACTCATTTAGCATCTACCCAGTGAACTAATCCTACTGTACTAAATTGCAAACAGTTTCACTTCTGACACATTAAATGTAACCTTATTGACACTGCTACCTAGCCTTTTCCCAATAATACCAGTACATTCAAACTTAACTTGAACTTTTAGTGTTACTGTTTTCAAAATACCACACTAGTCTACATGAGTTAGTTACCTGTATAGATCTGTGTCTAGTTTATCTAAATTTAAAACGCTAGTAACTAAGACGCTTCGAAGGTCCGgtgtttttacattcatatttgttACTGACACACTCGAATCAACACATTTCTCTCCAGAGCTAGCCTTCACCCTATCTCTTACTTCAGCGTCAGCCATGTCTTGTGGAACAGTTAAAGTTCGGCAACGCGTCACGTGAGGACGGAAAGTGTGAGCGTTCATTCGCTGCTGCTTTGAGGTCCTCCAGCGTTTGGCTATTTTGAAGACTTATAAGCCCccttgcacaaacacagacatatctaaagaaataaataaaataatgcaacagaaaatgtgatgaggaagaaaacaaccattttgtgtttgcaaACAGAGAAAGGATACATCATCTGTACACAACACTGGTTGCAGGCTCTGCAGACTACTGATTTGCATGGTAGGAGTGAGGCATGATAAACTGTATCCATACCACATATAATGCTATGGCTTACATCTGAGGCCATACAATCAAATGCTTTTGTTGATAGGGtctgttataaaataaaataaaaaaacatgtgtaTTCTTGctgataaaaaacaaagaacatatAATATAGGAACCAAAGGGCCATTTTGGTTGTATGTGTAAAAAGATTGGCCACCTCCACTACATTTCTGCCTTCTGTATTCTCTTCCAAGGCTTCATGCAGTCATTTTAGGGCCATACCCAGAAGGCAAAGGAACTGGCAAAGCTACGGTTTTGGAACATTTTGCCCATATTTCAGCAAGATACGTGCTCAGAGGAACAACAAACAAGCCGCAGTGATTCCTCACCTTATTGTTCCGCACCATTGAAATACACAGCGATTACTCAATCTTTCTGtggtaaacaaaaacatacCCTTTAATTTCTCACTGTACTGTTCTATTCATCTTACGCCTCCATCACTGCTCACAGCTTAACATTATTCCTGTTTTAAGTCTTGTCAGCTCAATAATAGCAAAAACAATAAGGAccacaaaaatgtacacatttgcataaacattcaatgttcatttaaattccatCTGGTGCccactgctttttaaaacactattaggaaattaaaatataattgtcAGTGCATAATCCTTCTAAGTCTTGCTGGCATTATAGTATAGatgaactttatttttcccaaaggACCTTTGATtgtggttgaaaaaaaaaaaaatacaaacaatacaaatgcaaagcAATTtgtacgcacaaacacatgggTGACAATAAATTCAGAGAGCAGAGAATTAAATctaaattgtatatttgctttaccttttaaaaacatttattttggtttcttgAAAGGACagtatgaaagaaaaaattaaacaaagttTAATTCAACAGTTCTTAGAGCAGAGCAAGGATAATAGGAAAGCTATACAATGAAATGCAAGTGCTAATTGGGAATTAACCTTCACTGAGTCTGCATGTTTCATTCAG is a window of Anguilla anguilla isolate fAngAng1 chromosome 13, fAngAng1.pri, whole genome shotgun sequence DNA encoding:
- the acot8 gene encoding acyl-coenzyme A thioesterase 8, with translation MADAEVRDRVKASSGEKCVDSSVSVTNMNVKTPDLRSVLVTSVLNLDKLDTDLYRGKHHWIPRSQRLFGGQIVGQALVAAAKSVSEDVFAHSLHCYFVRAGDPKVPVLYQVDRTRDGRSFCVRSVKAIQHGQPILICQASFHMHQPSPLQHQFTMPAVPPPEDLLTVEELIQRYLSHPDLAEKAKQGLHKLLANEVPIEIKPVNPPDFYRRVAMEPKKLFWVRARGYIGEGDMKLHCCVAAYVSDYSFLGTALLPYPAYQAQFSASLDHAMWFHSTFRADDWMLYECESPWAGGSRGLVQGRLWRQDGVLAASCAQEGVLRVQTVTESKL